In Chromobacterium rhizoryzae, one genomic interval encodes:
- the fmdA gene encoding formamidase, which translates to MTTTLIKIDLDQSPYDNPQIHNRWHPDIPMACWVLPGDDFVLECYDWTGGQVRNDDCAEDIRDLDLSAVHFLSGPVGVAGAQPGDLLVVDLLDIGALPERQWGFNGIFSRSNGGGFLSEHFPHAQKTIWDFQGLYARSRHIPGVRFAGLIHPGLIGCLPSRPLLEEWNRREAELLRENPRAVAHLPFAPSAHMGRLGGETARRAAEEAARTVPPREHGGNCDIKDLSRGARVFLPVYVDGAGLSVGDLHFSQGDGEITFCGAIEMAGWAHLKVDLIKGGVAAYGIRNPVFQPSPLAPRHGDYLIFEGVSVDERGGQHYLDVQVAYRQACLNAIDYLGKFGYSRAQAYSILGCAPVQGHISGVVDVPNACATLWLPTDIFDFDIRPQAGGPRPQPLDGVPVPLSYDL; encoded by the coding sequence ATGACGACTACCCTGATCAAGATCGATCTCGATCAATCCCCTTACGACAATCCGCAGATCCACAACCGCTGGCATCCTGACATCCCCATGGCCTGCTGGGTGCTGCCCGGCGACGATTTCGTGCTGGAGTGCTACGACTGGACCGGCGGCCAGGTGCGCAACGACGATTGCGCCGAGGACATCCGCGACCTGGATCTGAGCGCCGTGCATTTCCTGTCCGGCCCGGTGGGCGTGGCCGGCGCGCAGCCCGGCGACTTGCTGGTGGTGGATTTGCTGGACATCGGCGCCTTGCCGGAGCGGCAATGGGGTTTCAACGGTATTTTCTCGCGCAGCAACGGCGGCGGTTTTCTCAGCGAGCATTTTCCGCACGCGCAAAAGACGATATGGGATTTCCAGGGGCTTTACGCCCGCAGCCGCCATATTCCCGGCGTCCGTTTCGCCGGGCTGATCCATCCCGGTCTGATAGGCTGCCTGCCCAGCCGGCCGTTGCTGGAGGAGTGGAACCGGCGCGAGGCCGAATTGCTGCGCGAGAATCCGCGCGCGGTGGCGCATCTGCCTTTCGCGCCCAGCGCGCATATGGGGCGCCTGGGCGGCGAGACGGCGCGGCGCGCGGCGGAGGAGGCGGCGCGCACGGTGCCGCCGCGCGAGCATGGCGGCAATTGCGACATCAAGGACTTGTCGCGCGGCGCCCGCGTGTTTCTGCCGGTCTATGTCGACGGCGCCGGCCTGTCGGTGGGCGATCTGCACTTCAGCCAGGGCGACGGGGAGATCACCTTTTGCGGCGCCATCGAGATGGCGGGTTGGGCGCATCTGAAGGTGGATCTGATCAAGGGCGGGGTGGCGGCCTACGGCATCCGCAATCCGGTGTTCCAGCCCAGCCCGCTGGCGCCGCGTCACGGCGATTACCTGATTTTCGAGGGCGTGTCGGTGGACGAGCGTGGCGGCCAGCATTATCTGGATGTGCAAGTGGCTTATCGCCAGGCCTGCCTGAACGCCATCGACTATCTGGGCAAGTTCGGCTATTCGCGCGCCCAGGCCTACAGCATTCTCGGCTGCGCGCCGGTGCAGGGGCATATCAGCGGGGTGGTGGACGTGCCCAACGCCTGCGCCACGCTGTGGCTGCCGACGGACATCTTCGATTTCGACATCCGGCCGCAAGCCGGCGGGCCCCGGCCGCAGCCGCTGGACGGCGTGCCAGTGCCCTTATCCTACGACCTGTAA